The following are encoded together in the Arcticibacterium luteifluviistationis genome:
- the topA gene encoding type I DNA topoisomerase, producing MSKNLVIVESPAKAKTIEGYLGKDFVVKSSFGHIRDLPNKKLGVDVDNNFEPTYEVSTDKKKIVTELKKLAKGATVWLATDDDREGEAISWHLKEAMGLADDTKRIVFREITKNAITKAIESPRGIDIDLVNAQQARRVLDRLVGFQLSPVLWKKIRLGGADRKNLSAGRVQSVTVRIVVEREREIESHNSKSSFKVSALFNIEPNKILKAELGKNFEAEEDAVKFLNDCVGADFKINNLEVKPTKRKPAPPFTTSTIQQEASRKLSFSVAQTMQVAQRLYESGKITYMRTDSTNLSQDAVSSATGQIKSAYGEEFVQVRKYKTKNESAQEAHEAIRPTDFSVTEAGADRNQKRLYDLIWKRSIASQMSDAQIERTIAKIGVSTRDEELTATGEVIKFEGFLKVYLESTDDEDEDNKDMLPPLNVGQMLELQTLKTTERFTRPPARYTEASLVKKLEELGIGRPSTYAPTISTVIKRNYVVKEDRAGEKRDYKEYVLEAGVVTENHGSETFGTEKSKLFPTNIGLIVNDYLVANFNDILDYKFTANVEDEFDDVAEGKLPWQNMITNFYKEFHDKIEKAEAADGSAGSNSHELGMYPDENGKKVFAKLGKFGPYLQIGESTDEDKPEFISLKKGSMIAEFTMEEALEVIKGPKLPLELGIFEEHALVVNEGRYGPYILHNGKYYNLEKGEDPFAVTMERALELIEIKRKDPESALPRDMANYKDEPVLVGKGRFGPYIKYLGKYISIKGEDPLTIDDAKVVELIIAKNEAEAKKTIKVFEEDAKVQVLNGRYGPYIKVGKRNIKIPKDKKPEELTLEECLELAKGQK from the coding sequence ATGTCGAAGAATTTAGTAATTGTAGAGTCCCCAGCGAAAGCAAAAACAATAGAAGGTTATTTAGGAAAAGATTTTGTGGTCAAATCTAGTTTTGGCCATATAAGAGATCTCCCAAATAAGAAATTAGGGGTTGATGTTGATAATAACTTTGAACCTACTTATGAGGTTTCAACAGACAAAAAAAAGATAGTAACAGAGTTAAAGAAACTTGCTAAAGGTGCTACCGTATGGCTCGCGACTGATGATGACCGCGAAGGAGAAGCAATTTCATGGCACCTTAAAGAAGCTATGGGCTTGGCTGATGATACCAAAAGAATAGTTTTTAGAGAGATTACAAAAAATGCTATCACTAAGGCGATTGAAAGTCCGAGAGGAATTGATATTGACTTAGTAAATGCTCAGCAGGCTAGACGTGTGCTAGACAGGTTGGTAGGTTTTCAGTTGTCTCCAGTACTTTGGAAAAAAATAAGGTTAGGAGGAGCAGATAGGAAAAACCTTTCTGCAGGAAGGGTACAGTCTGTTACTGTAAGAATAGTAGTAGAGCGAGAGCGTGAAATAGAATCTCATAATTCTAAGTCATCTTTTAAGGTTTCTGCTTTATTTAATATTGAACCAAATAAAATACTTAAAGCAGAGCTAGGTAAAAACTTTGAGGCAGAAGAAGATGCCGTTAAGTTTTTAAATGACTGTGTGGGTGCAGACTTCAAGATTAATAATCTGGAAGTAAAACCTACAAAGAGAAAGCCTGCACCACCATTTACCACCTCAACTATTCAGCAGGAGGCTTCTAGAAAGTTAAGTTTTTCTGTGGCTCAGACCATGCAAGTGGCTCAGCGATTATATGAAAGTGGTAAAATCACTTATATGCGTACTGATTCTACCAATCTTTCTCAAGATGCGGTTAGCAGTGCCACAGGGCAGATAAAATCGGCATATGGAGAAGAATTTGTTCAGGTTAGAAAGTATAAAACCAAAAACGAATCTGCTCAAGAGGCTCACGAAGCCATTAGACCAACCGATTTTTCGGTAACAGAAGCAGGAGCAGATAGAAATCAGAAAAGACTTTACGATCTTATTTGGAAACGCTCAATTGCTTCGCAAATGAGTGATGCTCAAATAGAACGAACTATAGCTAAAATAGGCGTTTCTACCAGAGATGAAGAATTGACAGCTACGGGTGAAGTTATTAAGTTTGAAGGTTTTCTGAAGGTTTATTTAGAATCTACAGATGATGAAGACGAAGACAACAAAGACATGCTTCCTCCATTAAATGTAGGTCAAATGTTAGAGCTTCAAACACTAAAGACGACAGAGCGATTTACAAGACCACCTGCAAGATATACGGAGGCTAGTTTAGTAAAGAAACTGGAAGAGTTGGGTATTGGTAGACCTTCTACTTATGCACCTACTATCTCTACGGTTATTAAGAGAAACTATGTAGTTAAGGAAGATAGGGCAGGGGAGAAGAGAGATTATAAAGAGTACGTTTTAGAAGCTGGTGTTGTAACAGAGAACCATGGTTCCGAGACCTTCGGTACTGAAAAATCAAAACTATTTCCAACGAATATTGGGCTTATTGTTAATGATTATTTAGTAGCAAACTTTAATGACATTCTTGATTATAAGTTTACTGCCAATGTAGAAGACGAGTTTGATGATGTAGCTGAAGGGAAACTACCTTGGCAAAACATGATTACAAATTTCTATAAGGAGTTTCATGATAAAATAGAAAAAGCGGAAGCTGCTGATGGTTCAGCCGGCTCTAATTCCCATGAATTAGGAATGTATCCTGACGAAAATGGTAAAAAGGTTTTTGCAAAACTTGGGAAGTTTGGTCCATACCTTCAGATTGGAGAATCTACAGATGAGGATAAGCCAGAATTTATAAGTCTTAAGAAGGGCTCTATGATTGCTGAGTTTACTATGGAAGAAGCTTTAGAAGTAATTAAAGGGCCAAAATTACCATTAGAATTAGGGATATTTGAGGAACACGCTTTAGTGGTTAATGAAGGGAGATACGGTCCTTATATTCTTCATAATGGCAAATATTATAACCTTGAAAAAGGTGAAGACCCTTTTGCTGTAACCATGGAGAGGGCCTTAGAATTGATTGAAATCAAAAGAAAAGACCCTGAAAGTGCTTTGCCAAGAGACATGGCAAATTATAAGGATGAGCCTGTTTTGGTGGGTAAGGGTAGGTTTGGCCCATATATTAAGTACTTAGGAAAGTATATTAGTATAAAAGGTGAAGACCCGCTGACCATTGACGATGCTAAAGTAGTAGAGTTAATTATAGCTAAAAACGAAGCCGAAGCTAAAAAGACCATCAAGGTTTTTGAAGAAGATGCAAAAGTGCAGGTGCTTAACGGAAGATATGGTCCTTATATCAAAGTAGGTAAAAGGAATATTAAAATCCCTAAGGATAAAAAGCCTGAAGAATTAACACTTGAAGAGTGTTTAGAATTAGCAAAGGGACAAAAATAG
- a CDS encoding DUF2461 domain-containing protein, translated as MIDPNTFQFLKDLEKNNNKEWFQDHRKWYDDSKSNFIEFSSEVLEGLKLIQPDLLNTDIKKCILRINRDIRFSKDKRPYKNYFGAGFGPGGKSSGRIDFYFQIQAHDQSMLGGGMWSPSSENLAKFRQEIDYNPQDLKTLIENKDFRKYFNEIEGQRLKTKPKGYDLNHPEIELLRYKELFFLRRFKETEVCQKNFDQTIIKGCKLLKPYQDYLNALFFDDF; from the coding sequence ATGATTGACCCAAATACTTTTCAATTTTTAAAAGACTTAGAGAAAAATAACAATAAAGAATGGTTTCAAGACCACAGAAAGTGGTACGACGATAGTAAAAGTAATTTCATTGAGTTTTCTTCTGAAGTATTAGAAGGGCTAAAGTTGATACAACCTGACCTCCTAAACACAGATATCAAAAAATGTATTCTTAGAATAAATAGAGATATCAGGTTTTCAAAAGACAAAAGACCCTACAAAAACTATTTTGGTGCGGGTTTTGGCCCTGGAGGAAAAAGCAGCGGACGAATAGACTTTTATTTCCAAATTCAAGCTCATGATCAAAGTATGCTTGGCGGTGGTATGTGGAGTCCTAGCTCCGAAAACCTTGCAAAGTTCCGTCAAGAAATAGATTATAACCCACAAGATTTGAAGACCTTAATTGAAAACAAAGACTTTAGAAAGTACTTTAATGAGATTGAAGGTCAACGTTTAAAAACAAAACCTAAAGGATACGACCTAAACCATCCCGAAATAGAACTCCTTAGATATAAAGAACTCTTTTTTTTGAGGAGATTTAAAGAAACCGAAGTTTGTCAAAAAAACTTTGACCAAACCATAATTAAAGGCTGTAAACTTTTAAAACCTTATCAAGATTATCTTAATGCTTTATTTTTTGATGACTTCTAA
- the trpS gene encoding tryptophan--tRNA ligase, translated as MARILTGIQATGKPHLGNILGAIVPAVELSKDPKNESFLFIADLHSLTSIKDPAVLKENTQAVAAAWLACGFDTEKNFFYRQSRLAQYHTELMWYLNCQTPFPMLANAHSFKDKSDKLADVNAGLFTYPVLQAADIVLYQANFVPVGKDQKQHLEMSKDIAASFNRTYGEVFTLPEPKIDESVMTIPGTDGQKMSKSYNNYIDIFLPEKALYKSIKKIVTDDKGLEEPKNPDTCNVFTLYKLLASDEQLAEMRANYEGGNYGYGHAKKALLDIILARFSKERELFNYYMENEEALEGKLAEGEKKAEVIAKQTIHEVRKALGFDA; from the coding sequence ATGGCCAGAATTCTGACAGGTATTCAAGCAACAGGTAAACCACATTTGGGTAATATTTTAGGAGCAATAGTTCCAGCGGTTGAACTTTCAAAAGACCCTAAAAATGAGTCTTTTCTTTTTATTGCTGATTTGCATAGCTTAACCTCTATCAAAGACCCAGCGGTTTTAAAAGAAAATACTCAAGCTGTGGCTGCTGCATGGTTGGCTTGTGGTTTTGATACCGAAAAGAATTTCTTTTACCGCCAGTCGAGGTTGGCTCAGTATCATACAGAGTTAATGTGGTATTTAAATTGCCAAACGCCATTTCCAATGCTGGCTAATGCTCATTCTTTTAAAGATAAGTCTGATAAACTGGCTGATGTAAATGCAGGTCTTTTTACTTATCCTGTTTTGCAGGCTGCTGATATAGTTCTTTATCAAGCCAACTTTGTTCCTGTAGGGAAAGACCAAAAGCAGCATTTAGAAATGTCAAAGGACATAGCGGCTTCTTTTAACAGAACCTATGGTGAAGTTTTTACTTTGCCAGAACCTAAGATTGACGAGTCGGTAATGACTATTCCTGGAACGGATGGTCAAAAGATGTCGAAATCTTACAATAACTACATTGATATATTTTTGCCAGAAAAGGCCCTTTATAAGTCTATAAAGAAAATAGTGACGGATGATAAAGGTTTGGAAGAACCAAAGAATCCTGATACGTGCAATGTTTTTACTTTGTATAAACTATTAGCTTCTGATGAGCAACTAGCAGAAATGAGAGCAAATTATGAAGGCGGAAACTATGGTTATGGTCATGCTAAAAAGGCTCTTTTAGATATTATTTTAGCTCGTTTTTCTAAAGAAAGAGAGCTATTTAACTATTACATGGAAAATGAGGAAGCTTTGGAGGGAAAACTGGCGGAAGGTGAGAAAAAGGCTGAAGTCATAGCTAAACAAACCATACATGAGGTTAGAAAGGCATTAGGTTTTGACGCATAA
- a CDS encoding DUF2147 domain-containing protein, translated as MKKITLLFSLMAISFISNAQKLTEGTWFNEEKTSRVQFYMDGDKLSCKIVWLKEPNENGKPRLDAKNPKASLATKPLMGLVFLKGFEKEDENTWEEGTIYDPRNGKTYSCTITEVSTEKLEVRGYIGFSLLGRTSHLIRATR; from the coding sequence ATGAAAAAAATAACGTTACTGTTTAGCCTGATGGCTATTTCTTTTATCTCAAATGCTCAAAAACTTACCGAAGGAACTTGGTTTAATGAAGAAAAAACTAGCAGAGTTCAGTTTTATATGGATGGGGATAAGTTGTCCTGCAAAATAGTTTGGCTGAAGGAACCCAATGAAAACGGTAAGCCAAGGTTAGATGCTAAAAATCCCAAAGCCTCTTTAGCCACCAAGCCATTAATGGGCTTAGTTTTTCTTAAAGGCTTTGAAAAAGAAGACGAAAATACATGGGAAGAAGGGACTATTTATGACCCTCGAAATGGGAAAACCTATTCATGTACTATTACAGAAGTAAGTACAGAGAAACTAGAAGTTAGAGGCTATATTGGCTTCTCGCTTTTAGGAAGAACTTCTCATTTAATTAGAGCTACCAGATAG
- a CDS encoding BACON domain-containing protein, whose translation MKFIELNSLFRNAVILGIIIMSTQSCKKDPEVVPTLLKTSTAEINLGEIKTGVSSNFQLTSEGEGLVIYALSSNKDWLVISTPSGVVTDTSTISISVLLTAEDLQEGYNEAEISVSPTIDGVESEVQLIKVFGEFEKTMVKSDLDSKDLGVIKSSQNFNLSLSKLGSEDLSYVITTNANWLNFSKVEGELTSNESIEVTVNTDSLSYGLSEANITVQGLVNGEIWNEIIFPVKVFFDNTTSGVIEGHTLSKDETWSGEIILKGTVTVPLGLELLILPGTKITIESQSPGPQTSITAFGSLIANGSMEEIIEFVGVGNWKGIESYGGNIELSYAYINRAIYAVYISTLQDNATTSPTIHHLFFENGDLGISLSSRFEINVSHLSFKNVMSQNIQLNKVNKVNLSEIDFAEYRYGGTDMSFFTSDGVVVVKNSNFYEKDSAFQYDADLSKATNTSLKIQNSFNFKTAEGGNSNGNTTEITDAVDSKIEGIGCGFTDRY comes from the coding sequence ATGAAATTCATAGAACTCAATTCTCTTTTTAGAAATGCCGTCATTCTTGGCATTATAATAATGTCAACTCAGTCTTGTAAGAAAGACCCAGAGGTGGTTCCAACGCTACTTAAAACTTCCACCGCCGAGATAAATCTTGGTGAAATTAAAACGGGTGTAAGCTCAAATTTTCAATTGACTTCGGAGGGGGAAGGCTTAGTTATATATGCTTTAAGCTCAAATAAAGATTGGTTGGTCATAAGTACCCCAAGTGGAGTAGTAACAGACACTTCAACTATTTCTATTTCTGTCCTGTTAACCGCGGAAGACCTTCAAGAAGGATATAATGAGGCTGAAATTAGTGTTTCGCCTACTATTGATGGGGTTGAATCTGAGGTTCAATTAATTAAGGTTTTCGGAGAATTTGAAAAAACAATGGTTAAATCTGATTTGGATTCAAAAGATTTGGGAGTAATCAAGTCTTCTCAAAATTTTAACTTATCCTTATCTAAGTTAGGTTCTGAGGATTTATCTTATGTAATCACAACAAATGCGAATTGGTTGAATTTTAGTAAAGTTGAGGGAGAATTAACAAGTAATGAAAGTATAGAAGTTACAGTAAATACTGATAGCTTATCTTATGGACTTTCGGAAGCAAATATCACGGTTCAAGGTTTGGTTAACGGTGAAATTTGGAACGAAATAATCTTTCCGGTTAAAGTGTTTTTTGATAATACAACAAGTGGTGTCATAGAAGGGCATACGCTCAGTAAAGACGAAACTTGGTCAGGAGAAATTATTTTAAAAGGAACAGTAACTGTGCCTCTAGGCTTGGAGCTACTAATTCTTCCAGGAACTAAGATTACTATCGAAAGTCAGTCGCCTGGTCCGCAAACTTCAATTACAGCGTTTGGCTCGTTAATAGCAAATGGCAGTATGGAAGAAATAATTGAGTTTGTGGGTGTTGGAAATTGGAAAGGCATAGAATCGTACGGCGGCAATATTGAACTTAGTTACGCTTATATAAACAGAGCTATTTATGCTGTCTACATTTCAACTCTTCAAGATAATGCAACAACTTCTCCAACTATTCACCATTTGTTTTTTGAAAATGGTGATTTAGGAATTAGCCTTTCTTCAAGATTTGAGATAAACGTTTCTCATCTTTCTTTTAAAAATGTAATGTCTCAAAATATTCAACTTAATAAGGTGAACAAAGTGAATCTTAGTGAAATAGACTTTGCGGAATATAGATATGGAGGTACTGATATGTCCTTTTTTACAAGTGATGGAGTCGTAGTGGTTAAGAATTCTAACTTTTACGAGAAAGATTCAGCCTTCCAATATGATGCTGACCTGAGTAAAGCAACCAATACTAGCTTGAAAATTCAAAATAGCTTTAACTTTAAAACTGCGGAAGGTGGTAATTCAAATGGCAATACAACAGAAATAACGGACGCTGTAGATAGCAAAATTGAAGGTATTGGCTGTGGATTTACTGATAGATACTAG
- a CDS encoding DinB family protein encodes MSKELDKIIDNLETVFRGDAWHGPSVLEMLNSLPEKVVDQKQGYSKRTIAELVYHLVAWRKFIIQKLDDKIHYTLESEEDNWGSPEMTSQANWQNLIQLFKDTQKELVDLLEDQNDELLNRRVPGEHYDFYKLLTGMIQHDTYHLGMIWVLWE; translated from the coding sequence ATGAGTAAGGAACTAGATAAAATTATTGACAATTTAGAAACCGTTTTTAGAGGAGACGCTTGGCACGGCCCGTCTGTTTTAGAAATGCTAAATAGTCTTCCAGAAAAAGTAGTAGACCAAAAACAGGGCTACTCCAAAAGAACAATAGCCGAACTAGTTTACCATCTGGTGGCATGGCGAAAATTTATCATTCAAAAACTGGATGACAAAATTCACTATACTTTAGAATCTGAAGAAGACAATTGGGGTAGTCCAGAAATGACTTCTCAGGCTAACTGGCAAAACCTTATTCAACTCTTTAAAGACACACAAAAAGAACTTGTGGACCTTTTAGAAGACCAAAACGATGAACTATTAAACAGAAGAGTTCCGGGTGAACACTACGATTTTTATAAACTTTTAACTGGTATGATTCAGCATGACACCTATCATCTTGGCATGATTTGGGTACTCTGGGAATAA
- a CDS encoding Gfo/Idh/MocA family protein, with translation MSTLKILVVGAGNMGASHAKAYHDMPEFEICGIVSRGESKKKLNESLEANYPLFNDYYEALKSTKPDAVSISTYPDTHETYAIAALEADCHVFIEKPLADTVEGAERVAALAKEKGKKLVVGYILRVHPSWQKFVEVSRTMGKPLVMRMNLNQQSHGYMWDVHRNLMKSLSPIVDCAVHYIDIMCLMTQSKPVKVSAIGARLSDDVPNWNYNYGQLQIRFEDGSVGWYEAGWGPMMSETAFFVKDVIGPKGCVSILAKDAASSGKSDDIDSHSRTQSLKIHYADIDKENNFTKKDEWIFLDDEPDHQELCKREQLYFLNAIQEDLDLTEHINDAVNSLKVAFACDKSVKTGEMVEI, from the coding sequence ATGAGTACTTTAAAAATACTAGTAGTAGGAGCTGGAAACATGGGAGCTTCTCACGCAAAAGCTTACCACGACATGCCCGAATTTGAAATTTGTGGTATAGTGTCAAGAGGGGAAAGCAAGAAAAAATTGAACGAAAGTTTAGAAGCCAACTATCCACTTTTTAATGATTATTACGAAGCCTTAAAAAGTACCAAGCCTGATGCTGTAAGTATTTCAACATACCCAGACACTCATGAGACTTATGCCATAGCTGCTTTAGAGGCAGATTGTCATGTATTTATTGAAAAACCCCTGGCAGATACTGTAGAAGGTGCTGAAAGAGTTGCTGCTTTGGCTAAGGAAAAAGGCAAAAAACTAGTAGTTGGTTATATATTAAGAGTACACCCTTCTTGGCAAAAGTTTGTTGAAGTTTCTAGAACCATGGGTAAGCCATTGGTTATGAGAATGAACCTTAACCAGCAAAGCCATGGCTATATGTGGGATGTACACAGAAATCTCATGAAAAGCCTAAGCCCAATAGTAGACTGTGCGGTGCATTATATTGACATTATGTGTTTGATGACTCAGTCAAAACCCGTTAAAGTTTCGGCCATAGGAGCTAGACTATCTGACGATGTTCCAAACTGGAATTATAATTACGGGCAATTACAAATAAGGTTTGAAGATGGCTCTGTAGGCTGGTATGAAGCTGGTTGGGGACCAATGATGAGCGAAACTGCTTTCTTTGTAAAAGATGTAATAGGCCCAAAAGGCTGTGTATCTATTCTTGCCAAAGACGCCGCCAGCAGTGGTAAATCAGATGATATTGATTCACACAGTAGAACGCAGTCGCTAAAAATCCATTATGCCGATATTGACAAAGAAAACAACTTCACCAAAAAAGATGAATGGATTTTCTTAGATGACGAGCCTGACCACCAAGAGTTATGTAAGCGTGAGCAGCTGTATTTCTTAAACGCAATACAAGAAGACTTAGATTTGACCGAACATATTAATGACGCTGTGAATAGTCTTAAAGTAGCTTTTGCTTGTGATAAGTCTGTTAAGACTGGGGAGATGGTGGAGATTTGA
- a CDS encoding phosphatase PAP2 family protein: METVVDGLIGLDERLFIFLNGIHHPNLDGFMAIITARNTWIPFYLLLIFYIGRRFPVKQAIIFVVYLIASVGLADFITSGLMKPFFERPRPCHNEALAGFVHLIGGHCGGKFGFASSHAANSFALFGGLFFIFRERKVFVKVLLLWAILVSYSRIYVGVHYPGDILVGALIGFLISFTLYTFLKKHFKTYQPNEKNNVTV; encoded by the coding sequence ATGGAAACGGTAGTAGACGGACTTATTGGTTTAGACGAACGGTTATTCATTTTTCTTAATGGTATTCACCATCCTAATTTGGACGGTTTTATGGCCATCATCACTGCCCGTAATACCTGGATTCCATTTTACCTGCTGTTGATATTTTATATAGGGAGACGTTTTCCTGTAAAGCAGGCTATTATTTTTGTGGTTTACCTGATTGCATCAGTAGGTTTGGCTGATTTTATTACTTCTGGGCTAATGAAACCGTTTTTTGAAAGACCTCGCCCTTGCCATAATGAAGCTTTAGCCGGGTTTGTACATTTGATAGGAGGGCACTGCGGAGGTAAGTTTGGTTTTGCTTCATCGCATGCAGCTAATTCCTTTGCCCTTTTTGGAGGGTTGTTTTTCATTTTTAGAGAACGTAAAGTATTTGTTAAAGTCTTATTGCTTTGGGCAATTTTAGTGTCTTATAGTCGTATTTATGTCGGTGTACATTATCCTGGAGATATCCTTGTTGGGGCTCTTATCGGATTTTTGATTAGTTTCACACTTTATACTTTTTTAAAGAAGCACTTTAAAACCTATCAACCTAATGAAAAAAATAACGTTACTGTTTAG
- a CDS encoding Sir2 family NAD-dependent protein deacetylase, whose product MKKSLVVLTGAGISAESGLKTFRDGDGLWENHKVEDVATPEAFASNPALVLKFYNERRKAAAKANPNAAHKALAELEEYFNVHIITQNVDDLHERGGSSNVLHLHGELSKVRSERNPSQIFDIGSEAINVGDKAEDGSQLRPHIVWFGEAVPMIEPAMEVCEQADVFLVVGTSLQVYPAAGLIRYVPKGSPKYIIDKFLPESAENDKNIVFLEGAASLVLPILKKKLIEEFL is encoded by the coding sequence ATGAAAAAGAGTTTGGTGGTTTTGACAGGGGCAGGGATAAGTGCGGAAAGTGGCTTGAAAACGTTTAGAGATGGTGACGGACTTTGGGAGAATCATAAAGTAGAAGATGTAGCTACTCCTGAAGCTTTTGCTTCAAATCCAGCTCTGGTTTTAAAGTTTTATAATGAAAGAAGAAAAGCAGCAGCCAAGGCAAATCCCAATGCTGCCCATAAAGCCCTTGCAGAATTAGAGGAATACTTTAATGTACACATCATTACCCAGAATGTAGATGATTTACATGAGCGAGGAGGTTCGTCTAATGTACTGCATTTGCACGGAGAGCTCTCTAAGGTCAGAAGTGAAAGGAATCCTAGTCAAATCTTCGATATAGGCTCAGAAGCTATAAATGTAGGTGATAAAGCCGAAGATGGCAGTCAGCTAAGGCCTCATATAGTTTGGTTTGGTGAGGCTGTGCCAATGATAGAGCCTGCTATGGAAGTCTGTGAGCAAGCAGATGTGTTTTTAGTAGTAGGTACTAGTTTACAGGTTTATCCAGCTGCAGGCTTGATAAGATATGTTCCTAAGGGCTCGCCTAAGTATATAATAGATAAGTTTTTGCCTGAATCGGCCGAAAACGATAAGAATATCGTTTTTCTGGAAGGTGCGGCAAGTTTGGTGTTGCCCATTTTAAAGAAAAAGCTCATTGAAGAGTTTTTATGA
- a CDS encoding DinB family protein, whose amino-acid sequence MAEINEENRELVERLKTLLNAGYHGGAWHGPSILEAIKNITPEEASFKTPTVHTAAELIYHITSWRIFTIKRLQGDSEYQIDNEKKNFGSAPKVDEFELETLIMELSLSHDELIREIDKIDDKFLSEIVTGSEYDYFTLINGIIHHDIYHSGQINLLKKICGAYADNDGDEISSRYFDDGMGDAF is encoded by the coding sequence ATGGCAGAAATTAACGAAGAAAACAGAGAACTAGTAGAACGTCTGAAGACGCTTCTGAATGCTGGATACCACGGTGGAGCATGGCATGGCCCTTCCATTTTGGAGGCAATAAAAAACATTACTCCTGAAGAGGCTAGCTTTAAAACACCTACGGTGCACACAGCGGCAGAGCTTATTTATCATATCACCAGCTGGAGAATTTTCACTATAAAGAGACTTCAAGGTGACTCTGAGTATCAAATTGACAACGAAAAGAAAAATTTTGGCTCTGCTCCTAAAGTAGATGAGTTTGAGTTAGAAACTCTTATAATGGAATTAAGCTTAAGCCATGATGAGCTTATTCGAGAAATAGACAAGATTGACGATAAGTTCCTAAGTGAAATAGTAACAGGCTCTGAGTATGATTACTTCACTCTAATAAACGGAATTATTCATCATGACATTTACCATTCTGGTCAAATAAACCTTCTTAAAAAGATATGTGGAGCTTATGCAGATAATGACGGCGACGAAATCAGTAGCAGGTATTTTGACGATGGCATGGGCGATGCATTTTAA
- a CDS encoding ribose-phosphate pyrophosphokinase: MAEVKIFSGTNSKYLASMVADYYGKELGKTSIKRFADSEISVAYDETVRGCDVFLVQSTFPNADNIMELLLMIDAARRASAHYVVAVIPYFGYARQDRKDRPRVAVGAKLVANMLMAAGADRIMTLDLHAGQIQGFFDIPVDHLEGTSVFVPYLKTRNLDNLIFASPDVGGVARVRKFATHFDADIVICDKHRKKANEIASMQLIGEVQGANVILVDDLIDTGGTMCKAAQIIMDKGAASVRAICTHPVLSHKAHQNIENSVLEELIVTDSIPLKQENEKIKVLSVAELFAKAIGRIRDNGSISTLFINYQHQITF; this comes from the coding sequence ATGGCTGAAGTTAAGATATTTTCTGGTACTAACTCCAAGTATTTAGCTAGCATGGTAGCTGATTATTATGGTAAAGAATTAGGCAAAACTTCTATTAAGAGGTTTGCGGATAGCGAAATTTCTGTTGCTTACGACGAAACTGTTCGTGGTTGCGATGTCTTTTTGGTACAAAGCACTTTCCCTAATGCGGATAACATCATGGAGTTGCTCCTGATGATTGATGCTGCACGTAGAGCTTCGGCACATTACGTAGTAGCGGTTATTCCTTATTTTGGTTACGCACGTCAAGACAGAAAGGATAGACCAAGAGTGGCTGTAGGTGCTAAATTAGTAGCCAATATGTTAATGGCTGCTGGTGCAGATAGAATTATGACTCTTGATCTTCATGCTGGTCAAATTCAAGGCTTTTTTGACATTCCTGTTGACCACCTTGAAGGTACATCTGTATTTGTACCTTACTTAAAAACAAGAAATTTAGATAATCTAATATTTGCATCTCCCGATGTAGGAGGAGTAGCAAGGGTTAGAAAATTTGCGACTCATTTTGACGCAGATATAGTTATATGTGATAAGCACAGAAAAAAGGCTAATGAAATTGCTTCGATGCAATTAATTGGTGAAGTACAAGGTGCTAACGTCATCTTAGTAGATGACCTGATTGACACTGGTGGCACTATGTGCAAAGCGGCTCAAATCATCATGGATAAGGGAGCTGCCTCTGTAAGAGCTATTTGTACACACCCTGTTTTATCTCATAAAGCACATCAAAATATTGAAAATTCTGTTTTAGAAGAATTGATAGTAACCGATTCAATTCCACTGAAACAAGAAAACGAAAAAATCAAAGTTCTTTCTGTAGCCGAGCTATTTGCGAAAGCCATTGGAAGAATCAGAGATAACGGATCCATAAGCACACTTTTTATAAATTACCAACATCAAATAACATTTTAA